In the Helianthus annuus cultivar XRQ/B chromosome 11, HanXRQr2.0-SUNRISE, whole genome shotgun sequence genome, one interval contains:
- the LOC110887567 gene encoding uncharacterized protein LOC110887567: protein MAISCPEKVTVCYNCYWPGHKRSECPELVGKKDGQDSKSEIPKAKARSFQLTAAEAKVEPDVVSVGDKVMLKVSPWKGVIRFRKKGKLSPRFIGPFTIIERVGKVAYRLDLLEELSRIHSTFHVSHLRKCLADETSYIHYDDIEVDDRLNYVVKPVAILDRKVKTLRNKKINQVKVKWEHKKGADTTWEFEEEMQRLYPTLFVT, encoded by the exons atggctatatcatgtCCGGAGAAAGTGACTGTTTGTTATAATTGCTATTGGCCAGGTCACAAAAGATCAGAATGCCCGGAACTGGTTggaaagaaggatgggcaagACTCGAAAAGTGAAATCCCTAAAGCAAAAGCaagatctttccaattgaccgCCGCAGAAGCAAAAGTCGAACctgatgtggtctcag tcggtgacaAAGTCATGCTCAAAGTGTCCCCATGGAAAGGAGTTATCCGGTTTAGAAAGAAAGGGAAGTTGAGCCCAAGATTTATCGGACCATTTACGATTATTGAGCGGGTAGGAAAAGTAGCTTACCGTCTTGATCTACTGGAGGAACTAAGCAGAATTCATAGCACATTTCATGTGtcacatcttcgaaaatgtttAGCGGATGAGACATCTTATATtcactacgatgatatcgaggtggatgaCAGATTAAACTATGTGGTAAAACCTGTTGCGATTCTGGATCGTAAGGTGAAAACCTTAAGGAATAAAAAGATCAatcaagtaaaggtcaaatgggaacacaAGAAGGGTGCAGATACCACATGGGAATTCGAAGAGGAAATGCAACGGCTTTACCCTACTTTATTTGTTACGTAA